The following DNA comes from Allobranchiibius huperziae.
TTCAGGGCGCGAGGACATGGGGCGACGCGATCCGTGGCAGTGAACTGGCGATGACGGCGCGGTAGGCGTCGACGTACGAGCGGCTCATCTGGCGCAGCGAGAAGTGGCGCTCGGCGAAGCGTCGGACCTCGGCCCGGGAGATCTCGTCGACGCGCTGAACGGCCTGCGCCATGGCGGCGACGTCGTCCGCAGGCACGAGACGACCGATCCGGCTGCACGTGAGGATGTCGGGGATGCCGCCGCGGCCGAACGCGACGACGGGCGTGCCGCACGCGAGCGCCTCGATGACCACCAGCCCGAAGGGCTCGTCCCAGGTGGGAGTGACCAGGACCGCGCGGGCATGGCGTACGTGCTCGACCTGGGCGGCGCCGGACAGGTGCCCGAGGTAGCGGATGTCGGATCCGAGCCGATGCCGGATCTCGCGTTCGAAGTAGGCCTGGTCGCTGATCGGGCCGGCGAAGTCCAGCGGCAGGTGTGCCAGTCGTGCCGCCTCGATGGCCAGGTGGGGAGCCTTGTCGGGGGTGATCCGACCCGACCACCACAGCCGGTCACCGCCGGGTCCCGGGTGCCACCAGTCGAGGTCGACGCCGTTGTGGATCACCGCCGGCACCTCCGGGAGTCGGTCCCAGGAGCGCGCGGTGTAGTCGCTGACGGCTGTGAACCCACCGACCTTGCCCGTCGCCGAGGCGATGGCGGACTCCAGCCACGGCGTGGGCGGGGTGTGCAGGGTGGTGAGGATCGGCACCTCGCAGGTGTCGGCCATGGCGAGCGGGAGATAGTGCAGCGAGTGGTTGTGGATGACGTCGAACCGGAAGTGGCCCACCGCGGCCAGCCGACGCATGGCCGAGAGGTAGGTGTGATGCTCGGTCATGAACTCGGCTGCGGGCATCGAGTGGTCCT
Coding sequences within:
- a CDS encoding glycosyltransferase family 4 protein; amino-acid sequence: MPHRRHPLGDAPMSWRTPSLRDADRLRVAMLAPARNDIAPPFSGGLESMVWHLRSQLVADGHEVTLIAREGSDEVEDQWALDGGRWAPSELATQDHSMPAAEFMTEHHTYLSAMRRLAAVGHFRFDVIHNHSLHYLPLAMADTCEVPILTTLHTPPTPWLESAIASATGKVGGFTAVSDYTARSWDRLPEVPAVIHNGVDLDWWHPGPGGDRLWWSGRITPDKAPHLAIEAARLAHLPLDFAGPISDQAYFEREIRHRLGSDIRYLGHLSGAAQVEHVRHARAVLVTPTWDEPFGLVVIEALACGTPVVAFGRGGIPDILTCSRIGRLVPADDVAAMAQAVQRVDEISRAEVRRFAERHFSLRQMSRSYVDAYRAVIASSLPRIASPHVLAP